AAATCGGCGGTTGGGACGAAATGTTTCGCTCTCGCGTACACTCCGAGTTGTTCCTTCGACTCAACCCTGTCTGTTCGCTCCTTGGTCTACCGCTTGTCACGTACCAGCTCTTCGACCACGAGAGCTCTCGGGTGTCGCGCCACCCCACACTACGTCAGGAGAGCTTCCAACGCCTTGTGCACAAGCATGAATCACTTTTCAAAGCGCACCCGAAAATGTTCGCTGAGTTTGTATACGAACATGCCCGGAAGTCGTATGAACTTGGTCAGAGACGTGCAGCGTTATCCAGCTTATGCTGGGCAATCCAACTAGACCCGCTTCATACTCTCCCCCGAATTACTTCATCATTCCAGAGGAGACTCCACAGATATACTTTGTGGCCACTTGCAGAGCCGCTAAGGAGCGACTAGTGCCCCTCTCAAGTCTGATTTGCACATAATAACTACACCAATTAATCTCAGACCGTTCTGCTTTACAAAGATCAGTTGATTAAGTCAATTGCTTCTTATTGAAATTAATTAACAGTATCTAGCATGTCCTATAGAATTCTCTATTACAACTGGGCTCCTTACTTTAAAGAAACGGCTTCTGGAGGAGGGGTATCTCTATATTGCAAAAATTTAATTAGCCAGTTATCTCAGAAAGATAAATATAAACTCAGCTTTCTTTATTCCGGGCATGATTACAGCTATTTACGCAAACAACCTTACATCAAACAAGTTTCCAATAAGTCCCATCCTCGTATACCAACATTTTCCCTAATTAACTCTCCTCTTCCCGCACCTGCTTACCTGACTTTCAATACTCCCTTAGAATGCATTAAGAATTCTGCTTTGGATCAATGTTTTCAAAAGTTCTTGGATACGCAGGAGCCTTTCCAAATCATCCATTTTCACAGCCTAGAAGGATTGACTGCTAACTGTCTCAAGTTAGCTAAAGAAAGTGGCGCCAGGGTTATATTTAGCTTGCACAACTATTGGGCACTTTGCCCTCAAGTGAATTTGTGGAATTTAGAAAACACTCACTGTTCCGATTATTTAAATGGACGAGCCTGTATTGCCTGTTTACCCGTAAAGATAGATCTGGATCTACTATTAACACTCAGGAAATTAGATCACTTAGGAGAATTGATCAGTTTAGACGAGCAAGCGCTTGCTCTCAAACTTATTAAAAAAATTTACACTTTCTTTCACTACAAACTCCGGCAATCACGGATATCTCAGACAAAATCTCCTCTTAATAAGGCACTAGAAATAACTGGTACAAATCTGCCTCAGCAAGCCACCTTTTACCACCATCGACGACAGGAAATCATCTCTCTGATCAACCACTATGTTGATGTAGCACTTTCTGTTTCTGAGCGCACCACTTCAATCTACACGCAATACGGGATTGAACCAGTCCGATTGACTACACAGTATCTAGGAACTAAAGCAACACAGTTTCTAGTGCCAACTAAAAACCCAGCAAAATACTCTCCAGGTCAGCCCTTCCAACTAATTTATATAGGGCAAGCAAGAAGAGATAAGGGATTCTACTTTTTGTTAGAGGAATTACGTTGTCTGTCAGAAGAGGAGTTAAGCTCACTTGAGCTGGTTATAGCAAGTAAAATCACAGATAAAGCTGAATTGGAAATGGCTATCGAGCAGAAAGGGAGATTGTTATCCCTGGCTCAGTCTCTTCACCGTTTACGTTACTACCCTGGATACAGTTATGAAAAGATTCCTAATATTCTAAGTGGAGTCCATCTGGGAGTTGTCCCACCGCTATGGGAAGATAATCTGCCGCAGATCACTTTTGAGCTCCTAGCTTGCCGCGTGCCTGTACTTTGCTCGAATCGGGGAGGTGCACAGGAGTTCGTTCGTCATCCTGCTTTCATTTTCGATCCTCTCACATCTTGCATCTAGTAAATTGAATGTCTATGCCTTGTGCGCAGCATAGTGGTCGTAAACGCTCAATCTCTAGTAAAAGCAAAAACAAAACCAACTGGGGCAAGAAAGCCTGTAGTGCCAAAAGAGCAGCAGCTCCCCAATCAGGTAGATCAGTGGTGTTGGTAGATAAATACGCCCAATGTGCCAACAAATAAGCAATCAGCGACAGTACTAGCCAGCGGTAGACTCCCAAAAGAGTACCTTGACCAAAGCGATGTAAACCAAAGCGATGCTTGGCAGTTTTGAACCAGCCTTCGATTTGCCAGCGCCGCTTTCCCCACCATGTGATAGTACTGCCTTTAAGCGGTTTGGTTGACAAGACAAACCGTTTTTCTAGGTTGCCATTATCGCGTTTGAGATAATACCAAGATACTGAGACGGGAAACTTCAAACCGACAAGCCGTACTTGTTGCCCTCGCTTAGATAAATCCGCAACACAACGTTTGTCTAGTAGCTTTCGGTCACAACGTACACCAGCAATGACATGATATTTTAACTGGCGTGCAGCGTGTAAAAACTCTACACTTCCAAATGCAGTATCTACGAGAATGATGACTTGAAAGTGTTTAGTCAATGCTTGAGGTAAACTTTTTATTAGTTTTAATCCTAACTGCGTGGGTGAAGCAGTACCTTTGCCCCTCCAAACACGAAAGTTCCAGGGCAGCCGCCAACGTCCAACAACTAAATATAGTACGACTAGGTGTAGTCCTCGCTTGCCATGATACACCCGTACCAATTGCTCAAAAGCTTTGAATTTACCTCTTTTTTCTAGGGTAGTCAGGTCAATAATCACTTGTAGAAAGGGTCTGCGCCCTTTGTGACACTGACTGATGATTCGTTTAAGTGCTATTTGTCGAGTTGTGCGAATTAGCTTTCGAGTTGACCAAGAGTAGACGTTGAGAAACCGACTTAAAGCACTGGCAGACTTAGCTTTACTGTGCTGCGGTAAGGGATGCCCTTGTGCTTGTAAAAATAATCCCAACATTGCTTGCAGACTCTTTTGCTGGTAGGGACTCGGCATCATCGATAGCAGGGTGTAAACTAACCCTTGGGCGTGGGCAAGGATGGTTGACATCGTTCTTGCGTTCAATGTGTTTCACGCCCTTTTCTCCCATCTTTTGAGACTTGGTGCAAGATGTGAGTCCTGGAAAAAAAGGGGATTTCCCGGACAAACTCCGTACTATTCGAGAGAATCCGCACCTGTTAACCGAGTTTTGGAAAACAGCACGTCCAGTTCAATCACTAGAACAACATTTCCAAGAATTGACCCAAATTTATTCTTACTGTGGAGGCTGAAAGTAGGCTATGAAGGTTTGCTTTGTTGCAGCTTGTCCAGGAACAGATATGAGGGGGGGACCAAGATCGCTGCTTGAAACCATAGATGCGCTTAGGCAGCATGGAGTAGAGTGCTTTGTCCTACTACCTGGACACGGTCGGCTGAGCAGTGAATTGAGCAGTCGCGATGTCCCTGCTTGTATAATTGATTACCAAAGATGGGTAGAGGAACTGAACTATCCCTTACGGATGCGTTTGCGCAAGACATTGAAGAACCTCTGCCTAGCAGCCTTAATCGCCGTAAAGATCAGACAATGGCAGTGTGATATTGTATACACTAACACTATTAGTATTGGTGTTGGTGCCTTGGCAGCAGCACTGCTGGGAATACCGCATGTATGGCATATCCGTGAGTTTATTTACGAGGATCATGGTCAGGCCTTTGATCTCGGTCGAAATTTCACTTTAAGGCTTGTGGATCTACTATCCCAAGTTTGCATTGTCAACTCTAATGCTGTAGCTCAAAAGTACCAGCAGTTCATCACGCCCTCAAAGCTAAAAGTAGTTTATCAAGCGGTAAACATTACTCTGGCGGGCGAGCTGAGTGCGCTCCTGCCCCCCGCATCAAACTTCAGGTGCGTTATTGTGGGTGCACTAGTGGAAGGGAAGAGGCAGGAGGATGCTATCCGCGCCCTTGCCAAACTGGTAAGTACGGGTGTAAAAGCAGAGCTTCATATTGTTGGAGATGGGAACCTACAGTACCAGCAGTATTTGCAAGCAATCGTGACGGAAAACCAGCTGGAGCGGTACGTTAAATTTGTTGGTTACGTTGAAAACCCCTTCCCGTTCCTGCAAAATGCAGATGTGGTACTTGTCTGCTCTAAGTGTGAAGCTTTCGGTAGAGTGACAGTCGAGGGGATGCGGGCAGGAAAGCCAGTTATTGGAGCAAGAAGTGGCGGCACACAAGAGTTGATTCAGGATGGATTTGATGGGTTTCTGTATACAGTCGGAGATTATCAGGAGCTTGCGCAGAAAATTAGGTATCTTTATGAGCACCCAGCAGTGGGAAAACAAATGGGTGAGAATGGCCAACAGTGGGCTACTAAGCAATTTACACAGGCTCGTTACGGCGAGGAAATATATACGTTATTAAGAAAAGCGTCAAGGTTCTAACTATTTGATAACACTACCCACAACTCTTTTAACCTTATTTCTAATTTTGTATTTTAATGGAAGTGATGAATAAATACCACACCAGGCATACTTAATGTAATTCTCGTATTTTTTACTAATATCAAATTTAGGTGGATGTACAAGTGGGAGTGTAATATTATTAATTTGTAAATTTTCTAGATATCCATTTTTATGTATAGTGTGAGTCGCATCACTTCTATATCCAAGGTTTTTAATCAGATTAACCGTAGGAGAAACTACTAAACCTTTATAGTAAAGATTTGAAAGTATCCACTGATAGTCCCATGTATCCACTTTGCCACTCAACGTCTTGTCAAATCTATATTTCCAATAGTCTATCCATCTTTTATCTTTGTCTAAAGCTTGGTCAAATTCTTCTGAATTTCTAAAAACATTCCAAAACTTCATTTCAAAGTCAACTAGGTTAAATGTCCTCCTCCAAGTAGCCCATCCCCACATATTCATAAACTTAGAGTATCTATAACTTGATTTCTCGGTAGGGTCATAGAAACCTAAGTTGCAACCACTAATCGAAGTAATGCGAGGCTCATTCTTATAGTAGTCTAATAAAGTTTGGCAATATAGAAAAAAACTTTTGCTTGGTAAACAGTCATCTTCTAGAATGATTGCTTCTTCGAACTCTGAAAAAATCCATTCCAATCCACTTATTATACGTTTCTTACATCCCAAATTGGTTTTTGAAAAGTTCATGAATATTTGGCAATCCCAATTCACCTTTTCAATGACTGCTCTAGCTTTCTCACATTTTTCAGCTTCTTCGGGAAATCTTGGTCCATCTGCAACTATCAACAATTTTTTAGGCTTGGCTTGAGCAATCGCCTCAAACACAATTTCTGTTAGATCGGGACGATTAAAAATTAGGAGAGCAACAGGTGTTGAGAGAGGCATGAGTTAGCCAATTATAATTAACAACATTTCTAGAACAAGCCTATTTTTCTACTAAAAAAGTGTAATTAATTTGTTCTTACTTTGACTTGCTACTAGCATAGAATTTTGTTCTCATGTCTGTAGGAGAAAGCAAATTATGAAGCCTGCAGACAATTTTAAGGTTGGTAGGCTCTACATCAGATACCTAAGGTATCCTAATGACTTTGACAATGCTTGCCGACTCCGCTGGATCTCAGCCTTGATTAAAAAGCGAACCATTTGCTTGATAACTCTAAAAGAATAACTACATTTGAATGCTTCTCGAGCTTGGGCAATTGCAGTAGTAATATCAGATTTAACAAGCTGGCGATACGCCGTTCTAAAGGCAGTTAACGCGTGATGTTCTCTAGCTTTAATCGTTAGTTCAGCAGCCATTGTATCGGGCAAATAAAATTGCGATAATTCAATTGACAAACGTATATTAGCAATGTTTGCGCCAGACGTGACTAAACTAGAAGAATGTGAAGCAAGGTGCATCCGATAACATGCTAAAGGTTGCGGCTCATACCAAACTGGGTAATGAGCTCCAATTCTTTTCCACATCTCCCAATCACCAGCATGAAATAATTCAAGACAATATCCACCCAATTTTTCATAGACACTACGTTTAACTACAATAGACGGAGTTTGAATGATACACGAAACAGCTATGCGCTCCAGGAAGCTTTCTAAAACTCCAGCTGAGTGACTTTCATGTGCTGATAAAAGTACATAATTATCTTTGTCATCTACAAATATGTAACGGCAGAAAGCTGCGCCGATTAATGGCTCTTTTTCAAATGCTTCTTGCAAAGCTTTGTAGAAGCCAGGTAAGACAGTATCATCGCCATGTAGAATATGGACAATCTGCCCAACGCTACGTGCAATGCAAGTATTAAAATTTTGGATTGGACCAACGTTCTGTGGTTGGCGATAGAAGTTCACCCGTCCTTTACCCACATTCCTGACTACTGCTTCGGGGTCATCCTTTGTCGAGCAATCATCGACAACTTCAATTTGCATCACATCAGCTTTAGGAGCTTGTTCAAGAACACTCAGAAGCGTTTTTTCTAAATAATTGGCACAATTGTAACTAGGAATCATTACTGACCATAACGGTCTGTGAACTCCTTGAGGAACAGGAATGATTGAAGGATACTGGGGATAATTATTTGTATTAAGCATTAAATGTCTAAATTGGTATCATTAATATTCTTTCGAACTTTTGCTTACTAATTAGTTAGATCAGTTGGATTACCTGGTTAAAAAAATTTAAAGAAGTAGGAAAATTTGAAATAAATATTACGTAAGACGTTAAATTTTGCAGGGTAGCTAATTCATACATTGATGTTTACCGTAATGTCTTTTGTCCTATTATGTAAAGCAGGATAAGCTCAGAAAAGTTCAGAAAAAAGCAGTAAAAATTCAGGAATTGAATTTAGCGAATGGATGTGTTAATAAGTAATTTAATAGCAGGTTTATAACTAACTAATTTCTCTATTGACAAACTCATTTCTGCTAGTTATTTTGTGTGTTAGTAGCCGCATCTGAAATTACAATAAGCTATCTGAGCTAACGAAATTTAGAAAAGGAAAATTTATCGATGGTAGAACCGCAAGTGACGATCGTAGTCGTACCACGGGAGCGTTTCAGCTTAACCCGTGAATCGCTTGAGAGCATTTACGAGCACACACACATACCATTCAGGTTGGTCTACGTTGACGGTGGTTCACCGTCACATATCCGGCGCTATCTAGAAGCTCAAGCGCGCGAGAAGGATTTTCAACTGATTCGGACTGATTATTATCTCTCACCAAACTATGCCAGAAACCTGGGTTTAGCTAAGGTGAACACTAAGTACGTTGTCTTGATGGATAACGATGTGGTAGTTGCACCAAACTGGCTGAAGCATTTGGTGCAGTGTGCAGAAGATACGGGGGCTACGATAGTTAGTCCACTTATTTGCCAGGGTCAGCCTTTACATGAAGAAGTGCATTGTGCCGGTGGAGAGTCTGCTGTCTTGTTGGAAAACAAGAATGGTCGGGTCAGACGACGCTTACATGACAAAATTTATAAGCAAGGTCGGAAAATAGCATCTTTGCGCGATTCTCTGCAACGTCAAGAAACTGGGCTAGCAGAGTTTCACTGCATGATGGTGCGTACTGAAATATTTGAGCAGATTGGTATGCTCGATCAAGCAATGATGAATACCAAAGAGCATGTGGATTTCTGCGTATCAGTAGCGACTGCTGGGGGCAGCGTGTACTTGGAACCGTCATCTTTAGTCACTTATATAACTGGGCAGCCACTTCAGTGGTCAGATATTTCTTTTTATATGCTTCGTTGGAGTGACGCGTGGGGGCTAACCAGCTTAAACCGCTTACAGGAAAAATGGAACCTGACGGAGGATAATTACTACCAGCATTGGTATAACGGTTGGAGCGAGTATTTGGTAGGAAGACGAAAAGTATTTATCATCAGACCTATGCTCCTCAAATATGCCTTCGGCAGAGCTGGCGGTCGAGTGGAGAACACACTAGTGCGGATGGAAAAGTTGTTGAACCGTTATCTCACCACCCGCTATGCCCAGAAACACCCTGAGGCTGTGCAACAGCAGACCCTCACACCGCTGCAAAAATTTCCAGTGACAGCATCGTTAGGCAGTTGAGAGCAAAGCTAGCTGACCTAGTACTAGTAGCCGACACCAGCAGTTTTGATGTGAGTATGCTTCATCACTAATTACACCTTTGCTAATCGCAACATAGAAATTGGCAACAACATAAGTAGTATCAGACTTGGGTCGATTTTGGCTGGGGAGTGCGATCGCCTTCGTTAGCTTACTGCTAACCTGGGTGACATTTCGTCTCGCTATGCCTTTGACGATTGAAAGGGTGAGTTCCGGAGCATGAGTGAGTTGACAGATAAAGAAATTGCAGTTCAGCCTGAGAATACTGAAGTAGTTATTTCAGCTGAGAATGTCTCTAAGAAGTTTTGCAGAGACTTAAAGCGATCGCTAATATATGGTCTGCAAGATATCGCCACAGAGCTAGTGGGGGGACACAGAAAGAGTGAGGTTGCGCGACCAGACGAGTTTTGGGCACTGAAGGATGTCAGCTTCCAATTACGACGGGGGGAGGCATTAGGCTTAGTTGGGTCAAATGGCGCTGGGAAAAGTACGCTGCTACGGATCGTAAGTGGCTTGATTAAACCAGATACTGGCTCTGTGAAGATTAAAGGTAGGGTGGCTCCACTAATTGCACTAGGAGCGGGCTTTAATCCAATCCTAACGGGGCGAGAAAATATTTATGCAAATATGTCAATTTTGGGTTTATCAACAAAAGATATTGAGTCGAGATTTCAGGCTGTGGTAGATTTTGCGGAAATCTGGGACGCTATCGATGCGCCTTTACAAACCTATAGTTCTGGTATGGCAGCACGGCTAGGGTTTGCTTGTGCAATTCATACACAGCCAGAAATTCTTCTAATTGATGAAGTGTTAGCTGTGGGCGATATCAAATTTAAAGCTAAGTGCTATCGTAAGCTACATGAGCTGCGCGAGAAGGGTACATCTTTTATCCTAGTTAATCATAACCCGCAGGCAATACTAAATGTGTGTGACTCGGCAATTTACCTAGTCAAGGGCGAATTGATCGTATCGGGCAAGACAGAAACGATTATAGAAAAGTATGAAGAAGACTTATTTCTGGATGGAACAAAAAAATCCTCAGATGTAATGTACATACCGGAGAAGCCTGCAAGTGAAAGTTTTGGATTAGATATAGTTTCTCTTTTCTTTAGAAATCCTGATGGCAAAATTATTGAATTACTAAAAAGTGGCGAATCTGTATATTTCTGTGTAGGTTTTAAAGCTCATAAGCAAGTTGACAATGTTACTTTGCACTTAAAAATCACACAATTGGGTGGGGAAGGTGGTACAGATACCGTTTTATTTTTGAGTGGTGAAAATGATCAAAAGTTCTTTAAAATTCTCCCAGGAAAACACGAAATACAACTTCAGATGCCTTATCTGGGCTTAGGCTCTGGTACATACACCATGAGTGTTAAACTTAAACAGTCCTCTATTTATACTTTTGATGTGTTTGAGTCCTTCAGGTTTACAGTAAAGTCAGATGGCAAAATGAGTCAATGTAGATTTTATCAGCCACGCTTGTGGAAGCTTGTGAGTTAATAAAAACTCTATGGAAGCTTAGCAGTAATTACTCTAAAAATTAAAGACAGATCAGGCTTATTTACTAGAAAAGACTGTTTTATTTATATAGCTTTTTGACCAGAAACATTCGCTTTTGAGTTATACCAATTGTGATTAAGAAGCATGGACGCCCAGCCAAGAGCATTTTTCGCTATGGGTTTGACCATCTTCGAAATATCGAAATATTGTTCTCAACTTGGAACAAAAAATGGATAAATTCCTGCATGTTCTACAATTTTTGTCCTTGTATGTTGAGGAAAGAGCAGGTTCAATAGATCTGCTGCTCCTATCCAGGGACGCTTGGGTAGGGGGAAAGATGAATCTGGTTTTGTCCTAAGGTCACTGAACCTGGAGTACAGATGAAGATCGCTTTCCCCACACTTGTTTATCATTGGTCGGACGGTATCGAAAGCCTCTCGATGGAGAAGAGCTTGTATGCACAAGGTAGACCCGAACAAGTGCAGCTTCAAGAAAATTTGACAAACCTGACGTTAATTGACACAATGACTGCAATTCTGGGAATTGACATTTCTAAAGCAAAGTTTGACGTGGTACTCTTGCATCAGGGTAAGCAGCGTCACAAAGTGTTCTGCAACAATCTTGATGGCTTTAGCAAGTTACAAGCTTGGTTAATCAAGCAGCAAGTCAGCCAGCTCCATGCCTGCATGGAAGTGACAGGTATATATGGTGAAAACTTGGCAATGTATCTGCACAATGCTGGTTATACAGTTAGTATGGTCAATCCTGCTCGCATTAAAGCCTTCGGTATCAGTCAACTCACACGGAATAAAACTGATAAAGTCGATGCTCAGGTGATTGCGCTGTTTTGCCAAACTTTAGTACCTGAAGCTTGGTCGCCACTTCCAGTCGAGGTGCGGGAATTACAAGCGTTAGTTCGCCGCTTAGATGCACTAATGCAGATGCATCAACAAGAGACGACGCGCTTGCACAGCGGCGCTCATCCTGCAGCGGTGTTAGCTTCTATCCAAAGGGTGATTGCACATCTCGACCAAGAGATTAAAACGCTCAAAGCCGCAATCGAACAACACGTCAGTCAACATTCGGTCTTACAGCAACAGCAGGAACTGATTGCTTCAATTCCTGGCATTGGAGCACTGACAGCTGCCAAGATATTAGCGGAAATTCCTCAACTCAAGAATTTTTCTAGTGCTCGACAAGCGGCGGCTTTTGCCGGACTAACTCCAAAACAACGCATTTCTGGTTCTTCAGTTCGAGGGCGAACCCACCTCTCGAAGATGGGTAGTGCCAGAGTGCGTAAAGCATTGTACATGCCTGCCGTAGCTTGCTTAAAATGGAATCCCCTGATTCAGGAGTTGTATCAGCGCCTGCGCCAACGTGGAAAACACTCAATGGCAGTGCTGGGAGCAGTGATGCGAAAGTTGCTGCATCTGATCTACGGTGTCTTGAAATCGGGTAGGCCGTTTAGCCTTGATTACGCCAAGTCTTCTATTACAACTTAATTGAATCAGTGTGGCAACTTGATAAAAACATCATCTTTAGTTGTTGAAAAAGCTAAGAACGCTTCTGTAGCTTCCGCATTTAGCTGAATGACTACTTACCTGTTAAGGCGAATACAAATTCGTTTGTTTTTGTCTGTTCGGTTTGAGCGAAAAAGCATATTAACTATAGTATGAGCGCCAATTTTTATCTCTTGACTTTTAAGACGGTATCTGTACTTAGGAGTATTGCTCAACAGACCTTGAAGATAGTGGAGCAAACATTTAAAAGCGGATAACTCCTGGTTACCGTTGTACTGCCTCAGCAACAATCAGGAAAAAGTGGCTGAAGGTAACTGATTAGTACATTTTTAGTTTCAGCCACAACTTGTTGCCGCAGTACATTATCTTGAGTCCAAGAAAACAGTTGGAGTACATTTGCGATTTCAACACTTACAATCGCGACTAATCGGCGTCGCTCTGGTTCCATAGTCGACTGTCGTAATGCAAGAAAGGCATCAAACTGGACTGCGATTTCACGATCCAATTGCTTATTGATCGCTTGCAACTCTAGCGATGCCTGAGATTGAAGGAAGACCACTCGGTACACGGGTTGAGTTGTATAGAAATCCTCAAAGGCATCGATTGCCTTGCTCAGCACCTCGGAGATTGGTCGATTGGCAAGGGTTGGAGCGAAGACCCTTGCTGATAGCTCGCGCAACTGCTCTGCATATCGCTCAGCCAGCGCATATAGAATGGCTGACTTATCTGGGAAAAAACGGTAGAGCGAACCGATCGAGGTGTTGGCACGAGTTGCAATTAACTCCGTTGAGGCTGCCTCATAACCAAACTGCTCAAACACCTGGATAGCTGCATCTAGGATTTGATTAACACGTTGACGACTCCGGGCTTGTTGAGGTAATCGACGAAATGGTTCCGCTTCAGAAGATGGTGAGGGCATGAGTACCGAGTTTGACAAACGTGAGAATTTCTCGTTTATTATTAATATGAGAAATTCTCACATCCTTCCCCAGTGACCAAAAAGTCTTTGCCGTAGAAACAAGTACGCCCTTGTCATGAGTTACTTTACGTTTCACCTCATCTTTGTCGTTCCACCAATTCTGCTA
This window of the Chroococcidiopsis sp. CCMEE 29 genome carries:
- a CDS encoding glycosyltransferase translates to MSYRILYYNWAPYFKETASGGGVSLYCKNLISQLSQKDKYKLSFLYSGHDYSYLRKQPYIKQVSNKSHPRIPTFSLINSPLPAPAYLTFNTPLECIKNSALDQCFQKFLDTQEPFQIIHFHSLEGLTANCLKLAKESGARVIFSLHNYWALCPQVNLWNLENTHCSDYLNGRACIACLPVKIDLDLLLTLRKLDHLGELISLDEQALALKLIKKIYTFFHYKLRQSRISQTKSPLNKALEITGTNLPQQATFYHHRRQEIISLINHYVDVALSVSERTTSIYTQYGIEPVRLTTQYLGTKATQFLVPTKNPAKYSPGQPFQLIYIGQARRDKGFYFLLEELRCLSEEELSSLELVIASKITDKAELEMAIEQKGRLLSLAQSLHRLRYYPGYSYEKIPNILSGVHLGVVPPLWEDNLPQITFELLACRVPVLCSNRGGAQEFVRHPAFIFDPLTSCI
- a CDS encoding transposase, yielding MSTILAHAQGLVYTLLSMMPSPYQQKSLQAMLGLFLQAQGHPLPQHSKAKSASALSRFLNVYSWSTRKLIRTTRQIALKRIISQCHKGRRPFLQVIIDLTTLEKRGKFKAFEQLVRVYHGKRGLHLVVLYLVVGRWRLPWNFRVWRGKGTASPTQLGLKLIKSLPQALTKHFQVIILVDTAFGSVEFLHAARQLKYHVIAGVRCDRKLLDKRCVADLSKRGQQVRLVGLKFPVSVSWYYLKRDNGNLEKRFVLSTKPLKGSTITWWGKRRWQIEGWFKTAKHRFGLHRFGQGTLLGVYRWLVLSLIAYLLAHWAYLSTNTTDLPDWGAAALLALQAFLPQLVLFLLLLEIERLRPLCCAQGIDIQFTRCKM
- a CDS encoding glycosyltransferase family 4 protein, giving the protein MKVCFVAACPGTDMRGGPRSLLETIDALRQHGVECFVLLPGHGRLSSELSSRDVPACIIDYQRWVEELNYPLRMRLRKTLKNLCLAALIAVKIRQWQCDIVYTNTISIGVGALAAALLGIPHVWHIREFIYEDHGQAFDLGRNFTLRLVDLLSQVCIVNSNAVAQKYQQFITPSKLKVVYQAVNITLAGELSALLPPASNFRCVIVGALVEGKRQEDAIRALAKLVSTGVKAELHIVGDGNLQYQQYLQAIVTENQLERYVKFVGYVENPFPFLQNADVVLVCSKCEAFGRVTVEGMRAGKPVIGARSGGTQELIQDGFDGFLYTVGDYQELAQKIRYLYEHPAVGKQMGENGQQWATKQFTQARYGEEIYTLLRKASRF
- a CDS encoding glycosyltransferase family 2 protein translates to MFEAIAQAKPKKLLIVADGPRFPEEAEKCEKARAVIEKVNWDCQIFMNFSKTNLGCKKRIISGLEWIFSEFEEAIILEDDCLPSKSFFLYCQTLLDYYKNEPRITSISGCNLGFYDPTEKSSYRYSKFMNMWGWATWRRTFNLVDFEMKFWNVFRNSEEFDQALDKDKRWIDYWKYRFDKTLSGKVDTWDYQWILSNLYYKGLVVSPTVNLIKNLGYRSDATHTIHKNGYLENLQINNITLPLVHPPKFDISKKYENYIKYAWCGIYSSLPLKYKIRNKVKRVVGSVIK
- a CDS encoding glycosyltransferase, encoding MLNTNNYPQYPSIIPVPQGVHRPLWSVMIPSYNCANYLEKTLLSVLEQAPKADVMQIEVVDDCSTKDDPEAVVRNVGKGRVNFYRQPQNVGPIQNFNTCIARSVGQIVHILHGDDTVLPGFYKALQEAFEKEPLIGAAFCRYIFVDDKDNYVLLSAHESHSAGVLESFLERIAVSCIIQTPSIVVKRSVYEKLGGYCLELFHAGDWEMWKRIGAHYPVWYEPQPLACYRMHLASHSSSLVTSGANIANIRLSIELSQFYLPDTMAAELTIKAREHHALTAFRTAYRQLVKSDITTAIAQAREAFKCSYSFRVIKQMVRFLIKAEIQRSRQALSKSLGYLRYLM
- a CDS encoding glycosyltransferase, whose product is MVEPQVTIVVVPRERFSLTRESLESIYEHTHIPFRLVYVDGGSPSHIRRYLEAQAREKDFQLIRTDYYLSPNYARNLGLAKVNTKYVVLMDNDVVVAPNWLKHLVQCAEDTGATIVSPLICQGQPLHEEVHCAGGESAVLLENKNGRVRRRLHDKIYKQGRKIASLRDSLQRQETGLAEFHCMMVRTEIFEQIGMLDQAMMNTKEHVDFCVSVATAGGSVYLEPSSLVTYITGQPLQWSDISFYMLRWSDAWGLTSLNRLQEKWNLTEDNYYQHWYNGWSEYLVGRRKVFIIRPMLLKYAFGRAGGRVENTLVRMEKLLNRYLTTRYAQKHPEAVQQQTLTPLQKFPVTASLGS
- a CDS encoding ABC transporter ATP-binding protein; its protein translation is MSELTDKEIAVQPENTEVVISAENVSKKFCRDLKRSLIYGLQDIATELVGGHRKSEVARPDEFWALKDVSFQLRRGEALGLVGSNGAGKSTLLRIVSGLIKPDTGSVKIKGRVAPLIALGAGFNPILTGRENIYANMSILGLSTKDIESRFQAVVDFAEIWDAIDAPLQTYSSGMAARLGFACAIHTQPEILLIDEVLAVGDIKFKAKCYRKLHELREKGTSFILVNHNPQAILNVCDSAIYLVKGELIVSGKTETIIEKYEEDLFLDGTKKSSDVMYIPEKPASESFGLDIVSLFFRNPDGKIIELLKSGESVYFCVGFKAHKQVDNVTLHLKITQLGGEGGTDTVLFLSGENDQKFFKILPGKHEIQLQMPYLGLGSGTYTMSVKLKQSSIYTFDVFESFRFTVKSDGKMSQCRFYQPRLWKLVS
- a CDS encoding IS110 family transposase encodes the protein MKIAFPTLVYHWSDGIESLSMEKSLYAQGRPEQVQLQENLTNLTLIDTMTAILGIDISKAKFDVVLLHQGKQRHKVFCNNLDGFSKLQAWLIKQQVSQLHACMEVTGIYGENLAMYLHNAGYTVSMVNPARIKAFGISQLTRNKTDKVDAQVIALFCQTLVPEAWSPLPVEVRELQALVRRLDALMQMHQQETTRLHSGAHPAAVLASIQRVIAHLDQEIKTLKAAIEQHVSQHSVLQQQQELIASIPGIGALTAAKILAEIPQLKNFSSARQAAAFAGLTPKQRISGSSVRGRTHLSKMGSARVRKALYMPAVACLKWNPLIQELYQRLRQRGKHSMAVLGAVMRKLLHLIYGVLKSGRPFSLDYAKSSITT
- a CDS encoding TetR/AcrR family transcriptional regulator gives rise to the protein MPSPSSEAEPFRRLPQQARSRQRVNQILDAAIQVFEQFGYEAASTELIATRANTSIGSLYRFFPDKSAILYALAERYAEQLRELSARVFAPTLANRPISEVLSKAIDAFEDFYTTQPVYRVVFLQSQASLELQAINKQLDREIAVQFDAFLALRQSTMEPERRRLVAIVSVEIANVLQLFSWTQDNVLRQQVVAETKNVLISYLQPLFPDCC